A genomic window from Agreia sp. COWG includes:
- a CDS encoding ABC transporter ATP-binding protein, whose translation MSGTAASSGGLSIRDLTLSIGKGGAAKRILRSISLDVPAGQITGLAGESGSGKTMTGMTVLGLQPAQATVGGTIEYDGRNLLELPTKKLNALRGNDIAMVFQDPTSSLHPMLSIGSQLTDHLRQHTGISKRDALERARVVLEQVKVPDPAGALVKYPHQFSGGQLQRVAIASAIMCSPSVLIADEPTTALDVTVQAGILRLLRELCDDLGLAILLVTHDLGVMSALADTIAVMREGEIVEHGDRFQVITAPRDAYTKALIDALPHDGSAPSAPTAPTAPDSPTAPDSTSTGDAS comes from the coding sequence GTGAGCGGCACGGCGGCATCCAGCGGCGGGCTGAGCATCCGCGATCTGACGCTCTCGATCGGCAAGGGTGGTGCGGCGAAGCGCATCCTGAGGAGCATCTCGCTCGACGTGCCCGCCGGGCAGATCACGGGACTGGCCGGCGAATCCGGCTCGGGCAAGACCATGACCGGCATGACCGTTCTCGGCCTGCAGCCCGCTCAAGCGACGGTCGGCGGAACCATCGAGTACGACGGCCGCAACCTGCTCGAGCTGCCCACGAAGAAGCTCAACGCGCTGCGCGGCAACGACATCGCGATGGTGTTCCAAGACCCCACGTCGAGCCTGCATCCGATGCTCTCGATCGGTTCGCAGCTCACCGACCACCTGCGCCAGCACACCGGAATATCGAAGCGCGACGCCCTCGAGCGTGCGAGGGTCGTGCTCGAGCAGGTGAAGGTGCCCGACCCCGCCGGCGCCCTCGTGAAGTACCCGCATCAGTTCTCGGGCGGACAGCTTCAGCGGGTCGCCATCGCCTCGGCGATCATGTGCAGCCCGAGCGTGCTCATCGCCGACGAGCCCACGACGGCACTCGACGTGACCGTGCAGGCGGGAATCCTGAGGCTGCTGCGCGAACTCTGCGACGACCTGGGCCTCGCCATTCTGCTCGTCACCCACGACCTGGGCGTGATGAGCGCGCTCGCCGACACCATCGCGGTGATGCGCGAAGGCGAGATCGTGGAGCACGGCGATCGCTTCCAGGTGATCACGGCCCCGCGCGACGCGTACACGAAGGCGTTGATCGACGCGCTGCCGCACGACGGCTCGGCGCCGAGTGCACCCACGGCACCGACCGCGCCAGACTCGCCGACCGCGCCAGACTCGACCTCGACAGGAGATGCATCATGA
- a CDS encoding TraR/DksA family transcriptional regulator — translation MPESQLTDAELLILGAQLRERRRTLDAEIGDLAETLREVREARGAESVDDEHDPEGPTLSSEWSRIHGVHGELAASSLAVDAALTRIDVGTYGICARRGEPIGFARLEARPEAMLCIACARDVER, via the coding sequence ATGCCCGAATCGCAGCTCACCGACGCAGAACTGCTGATTCTCGGGGCCCAGCTGCGCGAACGCCGACGCACACTCGATGCAGAGATCGGCGACCTGGCCGAAACGTTGCGCGAGGTGCGCGAGGCCCGCGGCGCGGAGTCCGTCGACGACGAGCACGACCCCGAGGGCCCGACGCTCTCGAGCGAGTGGTCCCGCATCCACGGGGTGCACGGCGAGCTCGCCGCGTCGTCACTGGCAGTCGACGCGGCCCTCACCCGCATCGACGTCGGCACCTACGGAATCTGCGCCCGCCGCGGGGAACCGATCGGTTTCGCCCGTCTGGAAGCCCGCCCGGAGGCCATGCTCTGCATCGCCTGCGCCCGCGACGTGGAGCGCTGA
- a CDS encoding ABC transporter substrate-binding protein, with the protein MLSPLRRVVGIVGIAVVATLGITACSAGSSDSSASGKSVVVDSSFDLKTADPNREYETTGSIVAKALYETLLTFKGDDVTKPIDGLASYQMNADNTVMTLTMADGHMFSDGSAVTVDDAVFSLQRVQGIKGNPSFLLDGVTVAKTSDTTLTLTSATPNPALPYILPNPALSVVNKKVVEANGGTATDADGAEAYLNGASAGSGPYMLESFDVASQVVFTKNPEYKGTAPAYDRVVLRNVQGPTQKLNVQAGDSQVALDLNPDQVAELSGSDVTVLSNPSRYMIFLLLNQDPSVSAITSNPDFLKAVKSGIDYKKIVDLAGDGSVQPGGFIPSLFVGAIDASDGNQHDVASAKASLSASGYSGEDVTLSFPNDITVQGLSLQSVAESVQAQLKEVGINIVLAPAPVATELDAYRGGKEAVGLWYWGPDFPDPSNYLAFTPGELVGLRAGWPAGADATVTDLATKAKSAVSTDERQSAYAALQKAQNESGPFVPLLQPAQNVVTSKSITAVSLNPVWTIDLAGIK; encoded by the coding sequence GTGTTGTCACCACTTCGCCGCGTCGTAGGCATCGTCGGCATCGCCGTCGTCGCGACGCTCGGCATCACCGCCTGCAGCGCAGGCTCGAGCGACTCGTCGGCATCCGGCAAATCTGTCGTCGTCGACTCGTCGTTCGACCTCAAGACGGCCGACCCCAACCGGGAGTACGAGACCACGGGCTCGATCGTCGCGAAGGCGCTCTACGAGACCCTCCTCACGTTCAAGGGTGACGACGTGACGAAGCCGATCGACGGCCTCGCCAGCTACCAGATGAACGCCGACAACACCGTGATGACGCTCACGATGGCCGACGGCCACATGTTCAGCGACGGATCTGCGGTGACTGTCGACGATGCTGTGTTCTCGCTGCAGCGCGTGCAGGGCATCAAGGGCAACCCCTCGTTTTTGCTCGACGGCGTCACGGTCGCGAAGACGAGCGACACGACGCTGACCCTCACCTCGGCAACGCCCAACCCGGCGCTGCCCTACATCCTTCCGAACCCGGCCCTCAGCGTCGTGAATAAGAAGGTGGTCGAGGCGAACGGCGGAACCGCGACCGACGCCGACGGCGCCGAGGCCTACTTGAACGGCGCATCGGCGGGCTCGGGCCCGTACATGCTCGAGTCGTTCGACGTGGCCTCGCAGGTGGTCTTCACCAAGAACCCCGAGTACAAGGGAACGGCACCGGCCTACGACCGCGTGGTGCTGCGCAACGTGCAGGGTCCGACGCAGAAGCTCAACGTGCAGGCCGGGGACTCGCAGGTCGCGCTCGACCTGAACCCCGACCAGGTGGCCGAGCTCTCCGGCTCCGACGTGACGGTTCTCAGCAACCCGTCGCGCTACATGATCTTCCTGCTGCTGAACCAGGACCCCTCGGTCTCGGCCATCACCAGCAACCCCGACTTTCTGAAGGCGGTCAAGTCGGGCATCGACTACAAGAAGATCGTCGACCTGGCCGGCGACGGCTCGGTGCAGCCGGGTGGGTTCATTCCCTCGCTGTTCGTCGGCGCGATCGACGCCTCCGACGGCAACCAGCACGACGTGGCCTCGGCCAAGGCGTCGCTTTCCGCATCCGGCTACTCGGGTGAAGACGTCACGCTCAGCTTCCCGAACGACATCACCGTGCAGGGACTGTCGCTGCAGAGCGTCGCCGAGTCGGTGCAGGCGCAGCTCAAGGAGGTGGGCATCAACATCGTGCTCGCCCCCGCACCCGTGGCGACCGAGCTCGATGCCTACCGCGGTGGCAAGGAGGCCGTCGGCCTCTGGTACTGGGGCCCCGACTTCCCCGACCCCTCGAACTACCTCGCGTTCACGCCGGGTGAGCTCGTCGGCCTGCGTGCGGGCTGGCCCGCCGGTGCAGACGCCACGGTGACCGATCTCGCGACCAAGGCGAAGAGCGCCGTCTCGACCGACGAGCGCCAGAGCGCCTACGCCGCACTGCAGAAGGCGCAGAACGAGAGCGGTCCGTTCGTTCCGCTGCTGCAGCCGGCGCAGAACGTGGTCACCTCGAAGAGCATCACCGCGGTCAGCCTGAACCCGGTCTGGACGATCGATCTTGCCGGCATCAAGTAA
- a CDS encoding LysR substrate-binding domain-containing protein, with protein MLDTRRLRILRELKIRGTLAEVARAMNFSPSSVSQQLALLEKETGVELLRKVGRRVQLTPQAEILVEQTASMLAILESAEATLAASLTAVSGTVRVAVFQSAALALMPDALSLMRSRYPEVRVEMVQREPETALYETWARDFDMVVAEEYPAHAAPRHPELDKKWLTSDAVSLAVPPLARQIHAVSSIEDANDLPWVMEPAGAASRHWALQRCRVAGFEPDIRYETPDLQAQIRLIESGNAVGLMPELVWAGGQPSCRLIELAGDARRSIFTSVRDAGAHHPATLAFREVLEEVAA; from the coding sequence ATGCTCGATACCCGACGCTTGCGCATCCTGCGCGAACTCAAGATCCGAGGCACCCTCGCCGAGGTCGCGCGGGCCATGAACTTCAGCCCGTCGTCGGTCTCTCAACAGCTCGCCCTGCTCGAGAAAGAGACGGGCGTCGAACTGCTGCGCAAGGTCGGCCGCCGGGTGCAGCTCACGCCGCAGGCCGAGATCCTGGTCGAGCAGACGGCCTCGATGCTGGCGATTCTCGAGAGCGCCGAGGCCACGCTCGCCGCCTCGCTCACGGCGGTCTCCGGCACGGTGCGGGTGGCGGTCTTCCAATCGGCGGCCCTGGCCCTCATGCCGGATGCGCTGAGCCTCATGCGCTCCCGCTATCCCGAGGTGCGGGTCGAGATGGTGCAGCGCGAGCCCGAGACCGCGCTGTACGAGACGTGGGCCCGCGACTTCGACATGGTGGTCGCCGAGGAGTATCCGGCGCACGCGGCCCCGCGGCATCCGGAGCTCGACAAGAAGTGGCTCACCAGCGACGCGGTCTCGCTCGCGGTGCCGCCGCTCGCCCGGCAGATCCACGCGGTGTCGTCGATCGAGGATGCGAACGACCTGCCCTGGGTAATGGAGCCGGCGGGCGCGGCGTCGAGGCATTGGGCCCTGCAGCGGTGTCGGGTCGCCGGCTTCGAGCCCGACATCCGCTACGAGACGCCGGACCTGCAGGCGCAGATCCGCCTGATCGAGTCGGGCAACGCCGTGGGCCTTATGCCCGAGCTGGTGTGGGCGGGCGGCCAGCCGAGCTGCCGGCTGATCGAGTTGGCGGGCGACGCGCGGCGCTCCATCTTCACCTCGGTGCGCGACGCCGGCGCGCACCACCCCGCGACGCTGGCGTTCCGCGAGGTGCTCGAAGAGGTGGCGGCGTGA
- a CDS encoding ABC transporter permease — protein sequence MSQTVSPDARSQPDVLATAARRRLRFPAALRNPLAVTGAVIIVVWLLLALFAPLISPAGPLAQEFDRLQPPSAAHWFGTDQLGRDVLARVLDGARVSIILPLLLVVSSLLVGTVAGSIAGYFGKVADEVIMRIADLVFAFPTIILAMVIAASLGPSLTNAVIAMLIVSWPAYARVTRSLVVVASRSEYVVAGRLLGNSPFTSLGKDILPNIIAPVVVLATLDVGTAILLLAGLSFLGLGAVPPTPDWGAMVSDGVQNFSSWWISVFPGLAILTVVLAFNFLGDALRDTLDPRTADAVKGRAL from the coding sequence ATGAGCCAGACCGTTTCACCAGACGCCCGATCCCAGCCGGATGTCCTGGCCACCGCCGCCCGGCGTCGGCTGCGGTTTCCGGCGGCCCTGCGCAATCCGCTGGCTGTGACCGGTGCGGTCATCATCGTGGTCTGGCTGCTGCTGGCCCTGTTCGCGCCCCTGATCAGCCCGGCCGGTCCGCTGGCGCAGGAGTTCGACCGCCTGCAGCCCCCGAGCGCCGCGCACTGGTTCGGCACCGACCAGCTCGGCCGGGATGTGCTCGCGAGGGTGCTCGACGGAGCGCGCGTGTCGATCATCCTGCCGCTGTTGCTCGTGGTGTCGTCGCTGCTCGTCGGCACCGTCGCGGGCTCGATCGCCGGCTACTTCGGCAAGGTCGCAGACGAGGTCATCATGCGCATCGCCGACCTGGTCTTCGCATTTCCCACGATCATTCTCGCCATGGTCATCGCCGCCTCGCTCGGCCCGAGCCTCACCAACGCGGTGATCGCGATGCTCATCGTGTCGTGGCCCGCGTACGCCAGGGTGACGCGTTCGCTCGTGGTCGTGGCCTCGCGCTCGGAGTACGTGGTGGCCGGGCGCCTGCTCGGCAACAGCCCGTTCACCTCGCTCGGCAAAGACATCCTCCCGAACATCATCGCGCCCGTCGTGGTGCTCGCGACGCTCGACGTCGGCACGGCCATCCTGCTGCTCGCAGGGCTGTCGTTCCTCGGCCTCGGTGCGGTTCCTCCCACGCCCGACTGGGGCGCCATGGTCTCCGACGGCGTGCAGAACTTCTCGTCGTGGTGGATCTCGGTGTTCCCCGGCCTCGCCATTCTGACCGTCGTGCTGGCATTCAACTTCTTGGGCGACGCGCTGCGCGACACCCTCGACCCGCGAACGGCCGACGCCGTGAAAGGACGGGCACTGTGA
- a CDS encoding ABC transporter permease, giving the protein MPASSNSVVVKTERRSAPAGIPPLARYLAIRLGVTALLMLGVTLVTFVLTNLVPADPVQAALGEQAAANPEIVAQFRENAGLDKPLPVQYFTYLGHLLQGDLGTSTQTRTSVATELGKAFPATIELAVGAILISAIIGIGLGLWAALRQRTFVDQVIRVVSLVGLSVPAFWMALLVYFIFFFQLRLFPGSGRLDPTAIAPPHVTGLYTVDSLLAGQWSTFGDAVYHLVLPASVLALYTIGLLTRFSRSAILEVLDADYVRGARAKGLSGRTVVLKYVLRGALVPIITVLGIAFGSLLSGTVLVEKVYSWHGLGEYAFSSATKLDLPAIMGVGLVVGIVYIGLNFIVDIAYGFIDPRVRAA; this is encoded by the coding sequence TTGCCGGCATCAAGTAACAGCGTCGTCGTGAAGACGGAGCGGCGTAGCGCGCCGGCGGGCATCCCCCCGCTGGCGCGCTACCTCGCCATCCGGCTGGGGGTGACGGCCCTGCTCATGCTCGGCGTCACCCTCGTCACCTTCGTTCTCACCAACCTGGTGCCGGCCGACCCCGTGCAGGCCGCGCTGGGCGAACAGGCGGCGGCGAACCCCGAGATCGTGGCGCAATTCCGCGAGAACGCGGGCCTCGACAAGCCCCTGCCCGTGCAGTACTTCACCTACCTGGGTCATCTGCTGCAGGGCGACCTCGGCACCTCCACCCAGACGCGCACGTCGGTGGCGACCGAGCTGGGCAAGGCCTTCCCGGCCACCATCGAGCTCGCGGTGGGCGCCATCCTCATCTCGGCCATCATCGGAATCGGCCTGGGGCTCTGGGCCGCGCTTCGCCAGCGCACCTTCGTCGACCAGGTCATCCGCGTCGTCAGCCTCGTCGGGCTCAGCGTTCCCGCCTTCTGGATGGCCCTGCTCGTCTACTTCATCTTCTTCTTCCAGCTGAGGCTCTTCCCCGGCTCAGGCCGGCTCGACCCCACGGCCATCGCCCCGCCACACGTGACCGGTCTCTACACGGTCGACTCTCTGCTGGCCGGGCAATGGTCCACCTTCGGCGACGCGGTGTACCACTTGGTGCTGCCGGCCTCGGTGCTCGCGCTCTACACGATCGGCCTCCTCACGCGCTTCAGCCGCTCGGCCATCCTCGAGGTGCTCGACGCCGACTACGTGCGCGGCGCCCGCGCCAAGGGGCTTTCTGGCCGCACCGTCGTGCTGAAGTACGTGCTGCGCGGAGCCCTCGTTCCCATCATCACGGTGCTCGGCATCGCGTTCGGCTCGCTGCTCTCCGGCACGGTGCTCGTCGAGAAGGTCTACTCGTGGCACGGCCTCGGCGAGTACGCGTTCTCGTCGGCCACCAAGCTCGACCTGCCCGCCATCATGGGTGTCGGTCTCGTTGTGGGAATCGTCTACATCGGCCTCAACTTCATCGTCGACATCGCCTACGGCTTCATCGACCCGAGAGTCAGGGCAGCATGA
- a CDS encoding Lrp/AsnC family transcriptional regulator: MDLDETHVRMLEILRDNGRISIATLSEELGISRSNAYTRYESLVRNGVIRGVHADIDPAAVGLAVAAMVFVTVRQSQWSDFRSRLGTLDELESFTVMTGEHDAMLLVRGSGVAAIHNLVATRLAQWPSVKATVTVFIMDEMTSNVSLRMGADAGDTLQQSGERYGMTRFVRTSDERAKSAETAQNARRAPRGTR, from the coding sequence GTGGATCTTGATGAGACGCACGTGCGCATGCTGGAGATCCTGAGGGACAACGGTCGCATCTCGATCGCCACCCTGTCGGAGGAGCTCGGCATCTCGAGATCCAACGCGTACACCCGCTACGAGTCCCTGGTGCGCAACGGCGTCATCCGGGGCGTGCACGCCGACATCGACCCGGCGGCCGTGGGGCTGGCGGTCGCGGCGATGGTGTTCGTCACGGTGAGGCAGAGCCAGTGGTCGGATTTCCGCTCTCGACTCGGCACGCTCGATGAGCTGGAATCGTTCACCGTGATGACCGGAGAGCACGACGCGATGCTGCTGGTGCGTGGCTCCGGGGTCGCCGCCATCCACAATCTCGTCGCCACCCGCCTCGCCCAGTGGCCGTCGGTGAAGGCCACGGTGACGGTGTTCATCATGGACGAGATGACCTCGAACGTATCGCTGCGCATGGGGGCCGATGCCGGCGACACCCTGCAGCAGTCGGGCGAGCGCTACGGAATGACACGGTTCGTGCGCACCAGCGACGAGCGGGCGAAGAGCGCCGAGACGGCGCAGAACGCTAGGCGCGCACCTCGCGGCACACGCTGA
- a CDS encoding aminopeptidase P family protein: MTTLSPAPRDPRMPRLPTSDAFRDFMASGWAAPDRTARVTPGAASAAAAHRALLAARFPSQTVVVASGRSAVRSNDTEHAFRPHSDFAWLTGCVAEAAVLVMRPSAGGHDAVLYLTEPAYAGDEAFYTDALRGELWVGAAPGLDDWAAALAIEVRSLAELRGDLRHVHDGVLRAGGSEPALLAVGLAASSDELERVLSDLKLVKDDWEIGQLRAAVDATVVGFSAVVAELPAAQAGGGERWLQATFDRQARQGANGVGYTTVMGSGPNAATLHWSRSDGPVSAEHLVLLDAGVELDTLYTADVTRVFPASGTFSTAQRQVYELVLEARAAALSVLRPGGLFADFQAAAHDVIARGLHSWGILPGTLDEALSPEGQYHRRYAICGNGHHLGLDVHDCAKTSEELYLRTPLVPGMVLTVEPGIYFHANDLTLPAELRGIGARIEDDLLITSTGYENLSEALPVEIADVEAWVRSGGTRLRA; this comes from the coding sequence ATGACTACTCTTTCGCCGGCCCCACGCGACCCCCGTATGCCGCGACTTCCCACGTCGGACGCGTTTCGCGACTTCATGGCGAGCGGATGGGCCGCCCCCGATCGCACGGCGAGGGTGACCCCCGGAGCAGCCTCGGCCGCCGCCGCACACAGGGCACTCCTGGCCGCCCGGTTTCCCTCTCAGACCGTGGTCGTTGCCAGCGGTCGCAGCGCGGTGCGCTCGAACGACACGGAGCACGCCTTCCGCCCGCACAGCGACTTCGCGTGGTTGACCGGCTGCGTCGCAGAGGCGGCGGTGCTCGTGATGCGGCCCTCGGCAGGTGGTCACGATGCCGTGCTGTACCTCACCGAGCCCGCCTACGCGGGAGACGAGGCGTTCTACACGGACGCTCTTCGTGGAGAGCTGTGGGTGGGTGCAGCGCCCGGGCTCGACGACTGGGCTGCAGCACTGGCGATCGAGGTGCGCTCGCTCGCAGAGCTGAGAGGCGATCTGCGGCACGTCCACGATGGCGTCCTTAGAGCTGGCGGCTCAGAGCCCGCGCTGCTCGCAGTCGGCCTCGCGGCCTCCTCTGACGAGCTCGAGCGCGTGCTCTCCGATCTCAAACTCGTGAAAGACGACTGGGAGATCGGACAGCTCCGGGCGGCCGTCGACGCCACGGTGGTGGGGTTCTCGGCGGTGGTGGCTGAGCTTCCTGCGGCGCAAGCCGGCGGCGGCGAGCGCTGGCTGCAGGCCACGTTCGACCGGCAGGCCAGGCAGGGCGCGAACGGGGTCGGCTACACCACGGTCATGGGATCGGGGCCCAATGCTGCGACGCTGCACTGGTCTCGCAGCGACGGGCCCGTGAGCGCGGAACACCTGGTGCTGCTCGACGCAGGGGTCGAACTCGACACCCTCTACACGGCCGATGTGACCCGGGTCTTCCCGGCATCCGGCACCTTCTCGACCGCCCAGCGCCAGGTGTACGAACTCGTGCTCGAGGCGCGGGCCGCCGCCCTCTCGGTGCTGCGACCGGGCGGCCTGTTCGCCGACTTCCAGGCCGCGGCTCACGACGTGATCGCGCGCGGGTTGCACTCGTGGGGAATTCTGCCCGGAACGCTCGACGAGGCTCTGAGTCCCGAGGGCCAGTACCACCGGCGTTACGCGATCTGCGGCAACGGCCACCACCTGGGCCTCGACGTGCACGACTGCGCGAAGACCAGCGAGGAGCTGTACCTGCGCACGCCGCTCGTGCCCGGCATGGTGCTCACGGTCGAGCCCGGTATCTACTTTCACGCGAACGACCTCACGCTGCCGGCCGAGCTGCGAGGCATCGGGGCACGCATCGAAGACGACCTGCTGATCACCTCGACGGGCTACGAGAACCTGTCGGAGGCGCTGCCCGTGGAGATTGCCGACGTGGAGGCGTGGGTGCGCTCGGGCGGAACGCGACTCCGCGCGTAG